DNA from Spirochaetota bacterium:
AAAGATAGCACCATAACAATTGTACAGCAGATGACCCATCAAGATGCAAATCTTGCGGGCAATGTTCATGGTGGTACTATAATGAAGCTTATTGACAATACTGGAGGTATTGTTGCGTCACGGCATGCAGGATGCCTTGTGGTGACAGCTTCTATTGACAGGTTAGATTTTCACAGCCCTGTCTATGTTGGAGATCTGTTGCGGCTTAAGGCTAGTGTTAATTACGTTGGCACTACTTCTATGGAAGTTGGAGTAAGAGTTGAAGCCGAAAATTTTATCACTGGACAGGTACGGCATACTGCCTCTGCATATCTTACGTATGTAGCTCTTGATGAAAAAGGAAAACCTAAAAAAGTACCGGCTTTGCAGCCCGAAACCGAAGAAGAAAAACGCCGATACAAGGAAGCAGAAATCCGAAGAAAAAAGAGATTGGGATTAAATCAATAGTATACTAAAACTATTCATGATAGTACTACCGTGCATATACTAATGATGGAGGATGCCTCAATGGAATATTGCGTTATCTTTTGCACTGTACCAAGTGACCAGGTGGGATTAGAGATAGCAAATACCCTGGTTTCAAATAAATTAGCTGCTTGTGTTAACATTATTCCAGGGCTAACTTCTATTTATACCTGGAAAGGGGAAATCTGTAATGATCGGGAATTGCTTTGTGTAATTAAAACAAAAAAGGATCTCTATAAAGAAGTTGAAGAAGCAATTAAAAAAATCCACCCTTACGAAGTTGCTGAAATTATTGCGTTACCTGTCACAAGAGGGTCATCAGACTATTTGCAGTGGATTGAAAGCGTCACAAAATGAAAATTCCGTACTTGTGGTACGGAATTTTATATTGAAACGCATGGTGAGGTCATCACCCATGCGGCCATAGTAACTAGATATCACATTTATTCATTCATTTCAAAAAAAATTATTTATATATTCTAATTATTATAAACGAAATAATCTTCTGCTATTAGTTTTTGGCATTTCCTGATGTACCTCTTTTCTTTCTTGTTCCAGCGCATCAACCTTTGCAATTAATACACGAATAAGATGAGTAAGATATTCTTCTTTTTTCTGCAAATCACGAATGATATCACTTTTTGCCGCCTGTATTTCATTTCGTAATGCTGTCTCTACCTCACGTAACTCCCTGATTGTTGTCAAATCTACCAAAGTATCATTATTCATTGTTCTATCCTTTATCATTAAATATCCATTTTTTAAAACCTTGTTACTTTAAAAAACTTTAATAAATGCTATCTCAAGCTAAATAGCACCCTGCTAAAATTATAATCAGATACCATTGCTACCTAAACATTATAGCAACCTATTTGAAAACTTCATTAATATTTTATATACAAATTTATACCTTACTATCCCTAAAAAAACATCAATGCATCTGCTATAGCGTAACACCTTTTTTTAAAAAACTATTTGCGTAATATTAATTCATTTTATACAATGCCTTCATTACAAATACGCTAAAGAAAGTCATGCCTTTTATTGGGAGGGTACTATGAAAAGAATGCATTATATGTTATTGTTGTTTCTATTTATTTTTATTATAAGTTGCGCTTCAGCACCAAAAAACTGCAAGGAAGGCGATTGCAATAATGGTATTGGTACAACCATTCATGAGAACGGTACATATAAAGGTAGTTTTAAAAATAGCGTACGCGAGGGTATTGGTGAATATGCTTTTGATAAT
Protein-coding regions in this window:
- a CDS encoding acyl-CoA thioesterase translates to MDIKTVKDSTITIVQQMTHQDANLAGNVHGGTIMKLIDNTGGIVASRHAGCLVVTASIDRLDFHSPVYVGDLLRLKASVNYVGTTSMEVGVRVEAENFITGQVRHTASAYLTYVALDEKGKPKKVPALQPETEEEKRRYKEAEIRRKKRLGLNQ
- a CDS encoding divalent-cation tolerance protein CutA, translating into MEYCVIFCTVPSDQVGLEIANTLVSNKLAACVNIIPGLTSIYTWKGEICNDRELLCVIKTKKDLYKEVEEAIKKIHPYEVAEIIALPVTRGSSDYLQWIESVTK